In Streptomyces sp. SID8374, one genomic interval encodes:
- a CDS encoding WhiB family transcriptional regulator, which produces MENWRTHAACREEDPDLFFPIGTSGPAVVQAAEAKAVCRTCPVQAQCLEWALENGQDSGVWGGLAEDERRALKRRSRRRTKNTAG; this is translated from the coding sequence ATGGAGAACTGGCGCACGCACGCGGCCTGCCGCGAGGAGGACCCGGACCTGTTCTTCCCCATCGGGACGTCCGGCCCCGCCGTCGTCCAGGCCGCGGAGGCCAAGGCGGTCTGCCGGACCTGCCCGGTCCAGGCCCAGTGCCTGGAGTGGGCTCTGGAGAACGGCCAGGACTCCGGCGTCTGGGGAGGTCTTGCGGAGGACGAACGGCGCGCGCTGAAGCGCCGCAGCCGCCGGCGTACCAAGAACACCGCAGGCTGA
- a CDS encoding PP2C family protein-serine/threonine phosphatase: MVQLRRAQWIPVGVIVLAVVIDLATPTDVTSAPLLMAAPVAAAPLLSLPGIIAIGVLSMAVHAVLAWVDETFGWHRGVANQLTLLAVTVLAVLIHRALEGQSARTRRARQVAAVAQAAVLPRPPSRLGDLRIAARYVPAEDEAMIGGDLYVVQDTPHGVRVMVGDVRGKGLGAVSAVCADLGAFRFAADEAEDLPRLVTALEGALLREGGRRGGQEQDEGFTTALIAEFTAGLDTVRIVNRGHPPPLLLAADGTATALEPSQEAPPLGMAALGTWSFPVDTFTFPPGSTLLCYTDGVTEARDEAGVFYDAAVRLPRLLRHRSLVGDPPAPAQILQLLIEDVGRHTGGRIQDDQALLALHRPAPATDPVPRRPRV, encoded by the coding sequence GTGGTGCAGCTGCGCAGGGCCCAGTGGATCCCGGTGGGGGTCATCGTGCTGGCCGTCGTGATCGACCTGGCGACCCCGACGGACGTGACCTCCGCGCCTCTGCTGATGGCCGCCCCCGTGGCCGCCGCACCCCTGCTGAGCCTGCCCGGCATCATCGCGATCGGCGTCCTCTCCATGGCCGTCCACGCGGTCCTCGCCTGGGTCGACGAAACCTTCGGCTGGCACCGGGGCGTCGCCAACCAGCTCACCCTTCTGGCCGTGACCGTGCTCGCCGTCCTCATCCACCGCGCCCTGGAGGGCCAGAGCGCCCGGACCCGGCGCGCCCGGCAGGTCGCCGCCGTGGCCCAGGCCGCCGTACTGCCCCGGCCCCCGTCACGGCTGGGCGACCTCCGTATCGCCGCCCGCTACGTCCCCGCCGAGGACGAGGCCATGATCGGCGGTGACCTCTACGTCGTGCAGGACACCCCGCACGGGGTGCGCGTCATGGTCGGGGACGTCCGGGGCAAGGGGCTGGGCGCCGTCAGCGCGGTCTGCGCGGACCTGGGGGCCTTCCGGTTCGCCGCCGACGAGGCGGAGGACCTGCCGCGCCTGGTGACCGCGCTGGAGGGGGCCCTGCTGCGCGAGGGCGGCCGCCGCGGCGGCCAGGAGCAGGACGAGGGGTTCACCACCGCGCTGATCGCCGAGTTCACCGCCGGCCTCGACACCGTACGCATCGTCAACCGCGGCCACCCGCCCCCGCTGCTGCTGGCCGCCGACGGCACGGCCACCGCCCTCGAACCGTCCCAGGAGGCGCCCCCGCTCGGCATGGCCGCCCTGGGCACCTGGTCGTTCCCGGTCGACACGTTCACCTTCCCGCCCGGCTCCACGCTCCTGTGCTACACGGACGGCGTCACCGAGGCCCGGGACGAGGCCGGGGTCTTCTACGACGCGGCCGTACGGCTGCCCCGCCTGCTGCGCCACCGCTCGCTCGTCGGCGACCCGCCGGCCCCCGCGCAGATCCTCCAGCTGCTCATCGAGGACGTCGGGCGCCACACCGGCGGCCGGATCCAGGACGACCAGGCCCTCCTCGCCCTGCACCGACCCGCCCCGGCGACAGATCCAGTTCCCCGGCGCCCACGTGTTTGA
- a CDS encoding Scr1 family TA system antitoxin-like transcriptional regulator, giving the protein MRPRSGPTVQHRVLAARLRILREQAGVSLRAAADALGAHPATVRRIERAETGLDARQVAELLRCYGAPPSVAEPILAGLGAANLPGWWHRWRDAMESWQQDVIGVESSASLIRTWHPALVPELLRTSAYAAGLYRMQYPDDSPALLERRLELLRERRRRLSERGTALWALFPAVALHTRVGDPGTMDGQRRALAEAMDQQHLTVQVVPLDHPPHPMTAMPPLHLLRVPAPEIGDQAVLETPGVRVDLVDDPEAVMAHRIRLDAACAAAPPPGTPLPL; this is encoded by the coding sequence ATGCGACCCCGCTCCGGTCCCACGGTGCAGCACCGCGTCCTGGCGGCCCGGCTGCGGATACTGCGGGAGCAGGCGGGCGTCTCGCTGCGGGCCGCCGCCGACGCCTTGGGCGCCCACCCCGCGACCGTACGGCGGATCGAGAGGGCCGAGACCGGCCTCGACGCCCGGCAGGTCGCCGAGCTGCTGCGCTGCTACGGCGCCCCGCCCTCCGTCGCCGAGCCCATCCTGGCCGGGCTCGGGGCCGCGAACCTGCCCGGCTGGTGGCACCGGTGGCGGGACGCGATGGAGAGCTGGCAGCAGGACGTCATCGGCGTCGAGTCCTCGGCCAGCCTGATCCGCACCTGGCACCCCGCCCTCGTGCCCGAGCTGCTGCGCACCTCCGCCTACGCCGCCGGGCTCTACCGGATGCAGTACCCCGACGACAGCCCCGCCCTGCTGGAGCGCCGCCTGGAGCTGCTGCGGGAGCGGCGGCGCCGGCTGAGCGAGCGCGGTACGGCCCTGTGGGCCCTGTTCCCGGCCGTCGCCCTGCACACCCGGGTGGGCGACCCGGGGACCATGGACGGGCAGCGTCGCGCACTGGCCGAGGCGATGGACCAGCAGCACCTCACCGTCCAGGTGGTGCCGCTGGACCACCCGCCGCACCCCATGACCGCCATGCCGCCCCTGCACCTGCTGCGGGTGCCCGCCCCGGAGATCGGCGACCAGGCCGTCCTGGAGACGCCCGGGGTCCGCGTCGACCTCGTGGACGACCCGGAGGCCGTGATGGCCCACCGCATCCGCCTCGACGCCGCGTGCGCCGCCGCCCCGCCCCCCGGCACCCCGCTGCCGCTCTGA
- a CDS encoding ATP-binding protein, whose translation MPGGVPEARHRVQEAMHAWGEPAERIEAAALIVTELVTNAVQHTSTRRIRCRLLRSAEGVRICVWNRGRARIPAPASPADSAGLPVEAAPPADGPDGDDSLDCLTEDGRGLLLVDALAARWGTRAALAGRLVWADV comes from the coding sequence TTGCCCGGGGGCGTTCCCGAAGCCCGTCACCGGGTGCAGGAGGCGATGCACGCGTGGGGAGAACCCGCGGAACGCATCGAGGCGGCGGCCCTGATAGTGACCGAACTGGTCACCAACGCCGTACAGCACACCAGCACCCGCCGGATCCGCTGTCGGCTTCTCCGCTCGGCCGAGGGGGTGCGGATCTGCGTGTGGAACCGCGGCCGCGCCCGTATCCCGGCGCCGGCGTCCCCGGCCGACTCCGCCGGGCTGCCCGTCGAGGCGGCTCCACCGGCGGACGGCCCCGACGGCGACGATTCACTCGACTGCCTGACCGAGGACGGCAGAGGCCTCCTTCTCGTGGACGCCCTGGCGGCCCGGTGGGGTACGCGCGCGGCGCTGGCCGGCCGGCTCGTCTGGGCCGACGTCTGA
- a CDS encoding ribonuclease H, with the protein MNESIIAACDGASKGNPGPAAWAWVVADAQGTPERWEAGPLGTATNNVAELTALAELLESTDPAVRVEVRMDSQYAMNAVTKWLPGWKRNGWKTSAGKPVANRELVTRIDALLTARTVTFRYVPAHQVDGDPLNALADQAASEAAVAQRPAGTAHGATALPVPAQARSTKGRTEAGGSAGEAKAKSAGGASRAGRSNGTIKARFAGRCHCGKTYAAKESIAKNPNGWGHPECRTAPA; encoded by the coding sequence ATGAACGAGAGCATCATCGCCGCGTGTGACGGGGCGTCCAAGGGAAACCCCGGACCGGCCGCCTGGGCCTGGGTCGTCGCCGACGCGCAGGGCACCCCCGAGCGCTGGGAGGCGGGCCCGCTGGGCACCGCGACGAACAACGTCGCCGAACTCACCGCACTGGCCGAACTGCTGGAGTCCACCGACCCGGCGGTCCGCGTCGAGGTGCGGATGGACTCGCAGTACGCCATGAACGCCGTGACCAAGTGGCTGCCCGGCTGGAAGCGCAACGGATGGAAGACCTCGGCGGGCAAGCCGGTCGCCAACCGGGAGCTGGTCACCCGCATCGACGCGCTGCTCACCGCCCGTACGGTGACGTTCCGCTACGTGCCCGCCCACCAGGTGGACGGCGACCCGCTCAACGCGCTCGCCGACCAGGCCGCCAGCGAGGCGGCGGTGGCGCAGCGCCCGGCCGGTACGGCGCACGGGGCGACCGCCCTGCCCGTACCCGCCCAGGCGCGCTCCACGAAGGGGCGTACGGAGGCGGGCGGCAGCGCGGGTGAGGCGAAGGCGAAGAGTGCGGGGGGCGCGTCCCGGGCGGGGCGGTCCAACGGCACGATCAAGGCGCGGTTCGCAGGGCGGTGCCACTGCGGGAAGACGTACGCGGCCAAGGAGTCGATCGCGAAGAACCCGAACGGCTGGGGTCACCCGGAGTGCCGTACCGCCCCCGCCTGA
- a CDS encoding SDR family oxidoreductase has protein sequence MRIELTGKNAVVTGSSQGIGLAIATGLAAAGAEVVLTGRGRERLEEAARSLRAEVAGAAVTTVACDLTTEEGAAELYAAVPRTDVLVNNLGIFGSRPALEITDEEWRTYFDTNVLSAVRLIRHYLPSMTGQGWGRVLNIASDSAIVIPAEMIHYGMSKTALLAVSRGFAKEAAGTGVTVNSVIAGPTHTGGVEDFVHELVDKDLPWEEAQREFMRLHRPQSLLQRLIEPEEIANLVVYLSSAQASATTGAAVRVDGGYVDSIVP, from the coding sequence GTGCGCATCGAACTGACGGGCAAGAACGCGGTGGTGACCGGATCCTCGCAGGGCATCGGCCTCGCCATCGCCACCGGACTGGCGGCGGCCGGCGCCGAGGTCGTCCTGACCGGGCGCGGCCGGGAACGGCTGGAGGAGGCGGCGCGCTCACTGCGCGCCGAGGTGGCGGGGGCGGCCGTCACGACGGTGGCCTGCGACCTGACCACGGAGGAGGGCGCCGCCGAGCTGTACGCGGCCGTCCCGCGGACCGACGTCCTCGTCAACAACCTCGGCATCTTCGGCTCCCGCCCGGCCCTGGAGATCACCGACGAGGAATGGCGTACGTACTTCGACACCAATGTGCTCAGCGCGGTGCGGCTCATCCGCCACTACCTGCCGTCGATGACCGGACAGGGGTGGGGCCGGGTGCTGAACATCGCCAGCGACTCCGCGATCGTCATCCCCGCCGAGATGATCCACTACGGCATGTCCAAGACCGCGCTCCTCGCCGTCTCCCGCGGCTTCGCCAAGGAGGCGGCCGGGACGGGCGTGACGGTGAACTCCGTGATCGCCGGGCCCACCCACACCGGCGGGGTCGAGGACTTCGTCCACGAACTCGTCGACAAGGACCTGCCCTGGGAGGAGGCGCAGCGTGAGTTCATGCGGCTGCACCGCCCGCAGTCGCTGCTCCAGCGGCTCATCGAGCCCGAGGAGATCGCCAACCTGGTGGTCTACCTCAGCTCCGCCCAGGCGTCGGCGACGACCGGGGCGGCGGTACGGGTCGACGGCGGATACGTCGACTCGATCGTGCCCTGA
- a CDS encoding ABC transporter ATP-binding protein, with protein sequence MDMEVTAWTSLHSAMNAEQDRRPFSKATLRRILVFARPHRGRINRFLLLSTVTALLAVATPVLAGRVVDAIVRGADSGTVTRLALLIALIAVAEAGLGLLTRWLSANLGEGLILDLRTAVFDHVQRMPVAFFTRTRTGALVSRLNNDVIGAQRAFSNTLSGVVSNLVTLLLTLAVMLTISWQITLLSLVLLPVFVVPARRMGARMAGLQREAANHNASMGTQMTERFSAPGATLVKLFGRPSLESAEFAERARRVRDIGVRSAMAQSVFITALTLVSALALALVYGLGGYYALRGTLEPGAVVSLALLLTRLYAPLTALAGARVEVMSALVSFERVFEVLDLKPLIAQKPDARQVPEGQVSVEFDKVSFGYPSAEKVSLASLEEVATLDNRGGTPVLHEVSFRAEPGRMIALVGSSGAGKSTIAQLLPRLYDADSGSVRLNGIDVRDLSADSIRDTLGMVTQDGHLFHESVRANLLLARPDASEDDIWDALRRARLEGLIASLPEGLDTVVGERGYRLSGGERQRLTIARLLLARQRVVILDEATAHLDSTSEAAVQEALAEALEGRTAVVIAHRLSTVRAADQILVVEAGRIVERGTHGELLAAGGRYEELYRTQFDRPSADEAQPVG encoded by the coding sequence ATGGACATGGAAGTCACCGCATGGACATCGCTGCACAGCGCGATGAACGCCGAGCAGGACCGGCGGCCCTTCTCCAAGGCGACGCTACGCCGCATCCTGGTCTTCGCCCGGCCCCACAGGGGCCGTATCAACCGGTTCCTCCTGCTCAGCACCGTCACCGCGCTGCTCGCGGTGGCCACCCCGGTCCTCGCGGGGCGGGTCGTCGACGCCATCGTGCGGGGCGCGGACTCCGGGACGGTCACCCGGCTCGCCCTGCTGATCGCCCTGATCGCGGTCGCCGAGGCCGGGCTCGGGCTGCTCACCCGATGGCTGTCGGCCAACCTCGGTGAGGGGCTGATCCTCGATCTGCGGACGGCGGTCTTCGACCATGTGCAGCGGATGCCGGTCGCCTTCTTCACCCGCACCCGGACCGGCGCCCTGGTCAGCCGCCTCAACAACGATGTGATCGGCGCCCAGCGCGCGTTCAGCAACACGCTCTCCGGTGTCGTCTCCAACCTCGTCACCCTGCTGCTGACGCTCGCCGTGATGCTCACGATCTCCTGGCAGATCACGCTGCTCTCGCTGGTCCTGCTCCCGGTGTTCGTCGTCCCGGCCCGCCGGATGGGGGCCAGGATGGCCGGGCTCCAGCGGGAGGCGGCCAACCACAACGCCTCGATGGGCACCCAGATGACCGAGCGGTTCTCCGCCCCCGGCGCCACCCTCGTCAAGCTCTTCGGCCGCCCGTCGCTGGAGTCCGCCGAGTTCGCCGAGCGGGCCCGCCGGGTGCGGGACATCGGGGTCCGCTCCGCCATGGCCCAGTCCGTGTTCATCACCGCGCTCACCCTGGTCTCCGCCCTCGCGCTCGCCCTGGTCTACGGGCTCGGCGGCTACTACGCGCTGCGCGGCACGCTGGAGCCGGGGGCCGTGGTCTCCCTCGCCCTGCTGCTGACCCGGCTGTACGCCCCGCTGACCGCTCTGGCCGGGGCCCGGGTCGAGGTGATGAGCGCGCTCGTCAGCTTCGAGCGGGTCTTCGAGGTGCTGGACCTCAAGCCGCTGATCGCCCAGAAGCCGGACGCCCGTCAGGTGCCGGAGGGTCAGGTGTCGGTCGAGTTCGACAAGGTCTCCTTCGGCTACCCGTCCGCGGAGAAGGTCTCCCTCGCCTCGCTGGAGGAGGTCGCGACGCTGGACAACCGGGGCGGCACCCCGGTCCTGCACGAGGTCTCCTTCCGCGCCGAACCGGGCCGGATGATCGCCCTGGTGGGCTCGTCGGGCGCGGGCAAGTCGACCATCGCGCAGCTGTTGCCGAGGCTGTACGACGCGGACTCCGGTTCCGTACGGCTGAACGGGATCGACGTACGCGACCTGAGCGCCGACTCCATCCGCGACACCCTGGGCATGGTCACGCAGGACGGGCACCTCTTCCACGAGTCCGTACGCGCCAATCTGCTGCTCGCCCGGCCCGACGCCTCCGAGGACGACATCTGGGACGCGCTGCGCCGCGCCCGGCTGGAGGGGCTGATCGCCTCGCTGCCGGAGGGTCTGGACACGGTGGTCGGCGAGCGCGGGTACCGGCTCTCCGGCGGTGAGCGTCAGCGCCTCACCATCGCCCGGCTGCTGCTGGCCCGTCAGCGGGTCGTCATCCTCGACGAGGCGACCGCGCACCTCGACTCCACCTCCGAGGCCGCCGTCCAGGAGGCCTTGGCCGAGGCGCTGGAGGGGCGGACCGCCGTGGTGATCGCCCACCGGCTCTCCACCGTACGGGCGGCCGACCAGATCCTGGTCGTCGAGGCGGGCCGGATCGTGGAGCGCGGCACCCACGGCGAACTGCTCGCGGCCGGGGGACGTTACGAGGAGCTGTACCGCACCCAGTTCGACCGGCCGTCGGCGGACGAGGCCCAGCCGGTCGGCTGA
- a CDS encoding class I SAM-dependent methyltransferase, giving the protein MSEHQGQPAERPDGAPSEAHGLAAATVFDALGAEYERAFAGSAAHHASLDRLLEHLAPGSRVLDVGSGTGVPTARRLAGAGHRVVGVDVSPVMTALAARQVPEAEFRCADIRELAWADGEFDAVCVYFSLLQLSRGEQRELLGRLARAVKPGGRLVVATVPVDVADVSAVFMGQPVVVSSFGEEEFASVVAGAGFAVEERHSVLFTPDHPAGAPEPHLFLHGRRS; this is encoded by the coding sequence ATGAGCGAGCACCAGGGACAGCCGGCGGAGCGCCCGGACGGGGCCCCGAGCGAGGCCCACGGCCTCGCCGCCGCGACGGTGTTCGACGCGCTGGGGGCCGAGTACGAGCGGGCGTTCGCCGGTTCGGCCGCCCACCACGCCTCGCTGGACCGGCTCCTTGAGCACCTCGCGCCGGGCAGCCGGGTCCTGGACGTGGGCAGCGGTACGGGTGTCCCGACCGCGCGGCGGCTGGCCGGGGCGGGACACCGGGTGGTGGGCGTCGACGTCTCCCCGGTGATGACCGCCCTGGCGGCGCGGCAGGTGCCGGAGGCCGAGTTCCGGTGCGCCGACATCCGGGAGCTTGCGTGGGCGGACGGGGAGTTCGACGCCGTCTGCGTCTACTTCTCGCTGCTCCAGCTGTCGCGCGGGGAGCAGCGGGAGCTGCTGGGGCGGCTGGCGAGGGCGGTGAAGCCGGGCGGCCGGCTGGTGGTGGCCACCGTGCCGGTGGACGTGGCGGACGTGAGCGCCGTCTTCATGGGGCAGCCGGTGGTGGTGTCGAGTTTCGGCGAGGAGGAGTTCGCCTCCGTGGTGGCCGGGGCGGGGTTCGCGGTGGAGGAGCGGCACAGCGTGCTGTTCACCCCGGATCACCCGGCGGGCGCACCCGAGCCGCACCTCTTCCTGCACGGCCGTCGCAGCTGA
- a CDS encoding SulP family inorganic anion transporter, with protein MISVKELKNPHVVRRDLLASLVVFLVALPLCVGVAVASGVPAELGLVTGIVGGLVVGMLPGSKLQVSGPAAGLTVLVYEAVTEFGLATLGPIVLAAGLLQVVLGVARFGRWFRAISVSVVQGMLAGIGLVIVLGQLYAMADTEQPGTALAKLAGLPGLAVEIVTNNEAMTAFGLGAGTVAVLLLWPKLPAAVRIVPAPLAAVGLATAVAALAGLRPLVADVNGLLHAIDLPGAAEFGNLANVAVIGTVLAFALIASAESLFSAAAIDRMHDGPRTDYDKELVAQGVGNTICGALGALPMTAVIVRSAANVQAGATTALSRVAHGLWLLLFAALLPAAIGIIPLASLAGILVHAGCKLVPVKEFGPLWREHRGEAVLLAVTALAIVVTNLFEGVVLGLLLAVVKSAWETSHVQLSTRELTGGRVVVTLTGNATFLRLPRILEQLEKLPQDQPIELDLSGLRHLDHACRVALENWARRHNDAETDPVTIRR; from the coding sequence GTGATCTCCGTGAAGGAACTCAAGAACCCCCACGTCGTACGACGTGACCTGCTGGCCTCACTCGTCGTCTTCCTGGTCGCCCTCCCCCTCTGCGTCGGCGTCGCCGTCGCCTCCGGCGTACCCGCCGAACTCGGCCTGGTCACCGGCATCGTCGGCGGCCTGGTCGTCGGCATGCTGCCGGGCAGCAAGCTCCAGGTCAGCGGACCCGCCGCCGGCCTCACCGTTCTGGTCTACGAGGCGGTCACGGAGTTCGGCCTCGCCACCCTCGGGCCGATCGTCCTGGCCGCCGGTCTGCTCCAGGTGGTGCTGGGCGTGGCGCGCTTCGGCCGCTGGTTCCGCGCCATCTCCGTCTCCGTGGTGCAGGGCATGCTCGCGGGCATCGGTCTGGTCATCGTGCTGGGCCAGCTGTACGCCATGGCCGACACCGAACAGCCGGGCACCGCCCTCGCCAAGCTGGCCGGGCTCCCGGGCCTCGCCGTCGAGATCGTCACGAACAACGAGGCCATGACCGCCTTCGGCCTCGGCGCCGGGACCGTGGCCGTCCTGCTCCTCTGGCCGAAGCTCCCCGCCGCCGTACGGATCGTGCCCGCGCCGCTCGCCGCGGTCGGCCTGGCCACCGCCGTCGCCGCCCTCGCCGGGCTGCGGCCGCTGGTGGCCGATGTGAACGGGCTGCTGCACGCCATCGACCTCCCGGGCGCGGCGGAATTCGGCAACCTGGCCAACGTGGCCGTGATCGGTACGGTCCTCGCCTTCGCCCTCATCGCCTCGGCCGAGAGCCTGTTCAGCGCGGCGGCCATCGACCGGATGCACGACGGCCCCCGTACGGACTACGACAAGGAGCTGGTCGCGCAGGGCGTGGGCAACACGATCTGCGGGGCGCTCGGCGCACTCCCGATGACCGCCGTCATCGTCCGCAGCGCGGCCAACGTCCAGGCCGGGGCCACCACCGCGCTCTCCCGGGTCGCCCACGGGCTGTGGCTGCTGCTCTTCGCGGCGCTGCTCCCCGCCGCCATCGGCATCATCCCGCTCGCCTCGCTCGCCGGGATCCTGGTGCACGCCGGGTGCAAGCTGGTGCCCGTGAAGGAGTTCGGCCCGCTGTGGCGTGAACACCGGGGTGAGGCCGTGCTGTTGGCGGTCACCGCGCTGGCCATCGTGGTGACCAACCTCTTCGAGGGTGTGGTGCTGGGTCTGCTGCTGGCCGTGGTCAAGTCGGCCTGGGAGACCTCCCACGTACAGCTCTCCACCCGCGAACTCACCGGCGGCCGGGTCGTGGTGACCCTCACGGGCAACGCGACCTTCCTCCGACTGCCGCGCATCCTGGAGCAGTTGGAGAAGCTGCCGCAGGATCAGCCCATAGAGCTGGACCTCAGCGGCCTGCGCCATCTCGACCACGCCTGCCGGGTGGCGCTGGAGAACTGGGCGCGCCGGCACAACGACGCGGAGACCGACCCGGTGACGATCCGCCGGTAG
- a CDS encoding carbonic anhydrase has protein sequence MSVTEEFLAHNEVYASTFDGPLPLPPARRTAVVACMDARLNPYGILGLAEGDAHVIRNAGGVVTEDVVRSLAISQRLLGTREIVLIHHTDCGMVTFSDDAFRQGIEKETGIRPPWSAEAFPDAADDVRQSLRRVTSSPFIPHTGQVRGFVLDVATGRLDEVV, from the coding sequence ATGAGCGTGACCGAAGAGTTCCTCGCCCACAACGAGGTGTACGCGTCGACGTTCGACGGTCCCCTTCCGCTTCCCCCCGCCCGCCGGACGGCCGTCGTCGCCTGCATGGACGCACGGCTGAACCCGTACGGCATCCTCGGTCTCGCCGAGGGCGACGCGCATGTCATCAGGAACGCGGGAGGCGTGGTCACCGAGGATGTGGTGCGGTCCCTGGCGATCAGTCAGCGGCTGCTGGGCACGCGGGAGATCGTGCTGATCCACCACACCGACTGCGGCATGGTGACCTTCTCCGACGACGCCTTCCGCCAGGGCATCGAGAAGGAGACCGGTATCCGGCCGCCGTGGTCCGCCGAGGCGTTCCCGGACGCGGCCGACGACGTACGGCAGTCCCTGCGGCGGGTGACGAGCAGTCCGTTCATCCCGCACACCGGCCAGGTCCGCGGCTTCGTCCTCGACGTCGCCACCGGCCGCCTCGACGAGGTCGTCTGA
- a CDS encoding DUF2267 domain-containing protein, whose translation MIPEPRTIAAPKAMTFDRLLEKIRYEGAYPTRERAEEALRAVLGGLGAQITGEERVAFAAALPREAALVFTSEAPGITPAPAARFVDDLAARTGGTAATARWDAGTVLAAVGALMDPALVTRIIESLPTGYALLFGRAQLTTAA comes from the coding sequence ATGATTCCTGAGCCTCGGACCATCGCCGCCCCGAAGGCCATGACGTTCGACCGGCTGCTGGAGAAGATCAGATACGAGGGCGCCTACCCCACCCGGGAGCGGGCCGAGGAAGCCCTCCGCGCCGTACTGGGCGGGCTCGGGGCCCAGATCACCGGCGAGGAGCGGGTCGCCTTCGCCGCCGCGCTCCCCAGGGAAGCCGCCCTGGTGTTCACCTCCGAAGCGCCCGGTATCACCCCGGCCCCGGCCGCCCGTTTCGTGGACGACCTGGCCGCGCGGACCGGTGGCACGGCGGCGACCGCCCGCTGGGACGCGGGCACCGTCCTGGCCGCGGTCGGCGCGCTGATGGATCCGGCCCTGGTCACCCGGATCATCGAGTCCCTGCCGACCGGCTACGCCCTGCTCTTCGGCCGCGCACAGCTCACCACGGCGGCGTGA
- a CDS encoding DUF2267 domain-containing protein — MTLRWEAFLDRVQERGTYDTREEAERAARVVLALLGAHLVGRERAELAARLPETMALILLNPLQAAEPLSPERFVRATAAWIEGATERTAMWDVGAVLSVAADAAGEELLRRILLQLPTGYDLLFGHPQPL; from the coding sequence GTGACCCTGCGATGGGAAGCGTTCCTGGACCGGGTCCAGGAACGCGGCACGTACGACACCCGGGAAGAGGCCGAGCGCGCCGCACGCGTCGTGCTGGCCCTTCTCGGCGCCCACCTGGTGGGCCGGGAGCGGGCCGAGCTCGCCGCCCGGCTCCCGGAGACCATGGCGCTTATCCTGCTCAACCCGCTCCAGGCCGCCGAACCGCTCTCGCCCGAGCGGTTCGTCCGCGCCACGGCGGCCTGGATCGAGGGCGCCACCGAACGAACGGCGATGTGGGACGTAGGGGCCGTCCTCAGCGTCGCCGCCGACGCGGCCGGCGAGGAGCTGCTGCGCCGCATCCTGCTCCAGCTGCCGACGGGGTATGACCTCCTTTTCGGCCATCCGCAGCCCCTGTGA
- a CDS encoding Hsp20/alpha crystallin family protein — MLMRTDPFRELDRITEQILRPGTWSRPSAMPMDAYREGEDYVVAFDLPGVSPDAIDIDVERNMLTVRAERRPAVNTDDVQMELSERPLGVFSRQIVLADTLDTERIDAAYDAGVLTLRIPIAERAKPRKISIGGGSSRKQIKG, encoded by the coding sequence ATGCTCATGCGTACCGACCCCTTCCGTGAACTCGACCGGATCACCGAGCAGATCCTGCGCCCCGGCACCTGGTCGCGGCCCTCGGCGATGCCGATGGACGCGTACCGCGAGGGCGAGGACTACGTGGTGGCCTTCGATCTTCCCGGCGTCTCGCCGGACGCGATCGACATCGACGTCGAGCGCAACATGCTGACCGTCCGGGCCGAGCGCCGGCCGGCCGTCAACACGGACGACGTGCAGATGGAGCTCTCCGAACGTCCGCTGGGCGTGTTCTCCCGCCAGATCGTCCTGGCGGACACGCTGGACACCGAGCGCATCGACGCCGCCTACGACGCGGGTGTACTGACCCTGCGCATCCCGATCGCCGAGCGGGCCAAGCCCCGCAAGATCTCCATCGGCGGCGGCTCCTCGCGCAAGCAGATCAAGGGCTGA